From Bacillus oleivorans, a single genomic window includes:
- a CDS encoding SDR family NAD(P)-dependent oxidoreductase, with protein MTFPVLEGKVAIVTGAAMGMGEATAKLFAEAKAKVVIADFNEEKGRAVTEAINAAGGEAAFVKVDISKSEQVQAMVKFAVDTFGKLDVAVNNAALTPDDKLASDFDEEYWDRLIAVDLKGTALCMKYELQQMKKQGNGGSIINISSVSGFRPQPQNIAYVAAKHGVVGITKVAAMENGPLNIRVNSVAPGAIDTPMLRGALEQFGFTAEEYAPQLSLLNRFGQPREIAQASLWLASDASSYVTGTTIHVDAGYTSR; from the coding sequence TTGACATTTCCAGTACTAGAAGGTAAAGTGGCCATTGTTACAGGTGCAGCAATGGGTATGGGGGAGGCGACCGCGAAGCTATTTGCCGAAGCAAAAGCAAAGGTTGTCATTGCTGATTTTAATGAAGAAAAAGGAAGAGCAGTCACAGAAGCGATTAATGCAGCAGGTGGCGAAGCTGCTTTCGTAAAAGTAGATATTTCAAAATCAGAACAAGTGCAAGCTATGGTTAAGTTTGCAGTCGATACGTTCGGTAAATTGGATGTAGCTGTAAACAACGCTGCTTTAACTCCAGATGACAAACTAGCATCTGATTTCGATGAAGAGTATTGGGACCGTTTAATCGCTGTTGATTTAAAAGGTACCGCACTTTGTATGAAATACGAATTACAGCAAATGAAAAAACAAGGAAATGGCGGATCGATTATTAATATTTCATCTGTAAGCGGCTTCCGTCCACAGCCACAAAACATTGCCTATGTGGCAGCCAAACATGGTGTGGTGGGTATCACTAAAGTAGCGGCAATGGAAAACGGTCCATTAAACATTCGGGTGAACTCTGTGGCTCCAGGAGCAATTGATACACCAATGCTTCGCGGTGCATTAGAACAATTCGGCTTCACAGCAGAAGAATACGCTCCGCAATTAAGCTTACTGAATCGTTTTGGCCAGCCACGAGAAATTGCGCAAGCAAGTCTATGGCTAGCTTCTGACGCATCTTCTTATGTAACAGGTACAACGATTCATGTTGATGCAGGTTATACTTCACGTTAA